In one Pangasianodon hypophthalmus isolate fPanHyp1 chromosome 22, fPanHyp1.pri, whole genome shotgun sequence genomic region, the following are encoded:
- the xkr9 gene encoding XK-related protein 9 gives MGFTRFRWICTFVGLVFSVVDIASDFLLSLQYFREGHYTWFALTLIFILIGSLCTQIFSYSWFRDDYNDDEETHTYATHMGLLHLLHLGFFTRYYDLLKRSFSCVWRARSRSSNEMELFGLAADLSMLRLMETFLESVPQLLLQTYIMLQHQRTSKLQYLSMVVSFLNVAWSTVDYWRCLRRSLPNTEEMPRGIPTAIYLFYKILTITARILSLALFIMLTPYSILVLFFMWLIMTWGAHVVKTNFCTSLCLEELYRSVVGVILIFTFFNIKGKKTKKEMSIYYMIVTLHNFLAPVLLFLVIPRTAESDFFLPVTVFILLSNTMGLGFLILYYSALHPRNQNESDAVDGMVTVNTNNSYTTSRSDRFLRL, from the exons ATGGGCTTTACTAGATTCCGGTGGATCTGCACTTTTGTTGGACTGGTCTTCTCTGTGGTGGATATCGCATCGGATTTCCTTCTGAGCTTGCAATATTTCAGGGAAGGACACTACACCTGGTTTGCACTGACACTCATATTTATTCTCATCGGATCTCTGTGCACACAGATTTTCAGCTACTCTTGGTTTAGGGATGATTATAATGACGACGAGGAGACACATACATATGCAACTCATATGGGCTTGCTCCATCTGTTACACCTAGGCTTCTTCACCAG GTACTATGATCTGCTGAAGAGGAGCTTTAGTTGTGTATGGAGGGCACGCTCCAGGTCGAGTAATGAGATGGAGCTGTTTGGGTTGGCGGCTGATCTGAGCATGCTGCGGCTGATGGAGACATTTCTGGAGAGCGTTCCTCAGCTTCTCTTGCAGACATACATCATGCTGCAGCACCAACGCACCTCCAAACTACAGT ATCTTAGCATGGTCGTATCCTTCCTAAATGTAGCCTGGAGCACAGTGGATTACTGGCGCTGTTTACGCAGATCGCTCCCCAACACCGAAGAAATGCCACGTGGAATTCCTACAGCCATCTACCTGTTTTATAAAATCTTAACAATCACCGCCCGCATTCTGAGCCTCGCTCTGTTCATCATGCTGACTCCCTATAGCATCTTGGTGTTATTTTTCATGTGGCTAATAATGACCTGGGGGGCTCACGTGGTAAAAACTAATTTCTGCACATCGCTGTGTTTGGAGGAGCTTTATCGCAGCGTCGTCGGGGTCATTCTCATCTTCACCTTTTTCAacataaaaggaaagaaaaccaaaaaagaaaTGAGCATATATTACATGATTGTCACGCTGCATAACTTCTTAGCTCCTGTTCTCCTGTTCCTGGTCATACCGAGGACTGCAGAATCAGACTTCTTTTTACCCGTAACAGTTTTCATATTATTATCTAATACAATGGGACTGGGATTCCTGATCCTCTACTACAGTGCTTTACACCCGCGGAATCAAAACGAGTCAGATGCAGTGGATGGAATGGTCACAGTGAACACAAATAATTCCTACACTACAAGTCGTTCAGACAGATTTTTAAGACTCTAA